From one Lolium rigidum isolate FL_2022 chromosome 4, APGP_CSIRO_Lrig_0.1, whole genome shotgun sequence genomic stretch:
- the LOC124705607 gene encoding acyl transferase 5-like, which produces MASITVTRKSQSFVAPATPAPAETLELSAIDRVPGLRHTVRSLHVFRHNHGSRPVVDGASRPAKVIRTALSRALVEYPAFAGRFVGGSAAAGEACVACTGDGAWFVEAAAGCSLEDVNGLDYPLVVCEEELLPAPEEGVDPTSIPVMMQVTEFTCGGFVVGLVAVHTLADGLGAAQFINAIAGFARGLDRPAVAPVWARAVIPNPPKLPPGPPPSFQSLGFQHFATDVSSDRIAQVKAEYFEEVGQYCSTFDVAIAKVWQARTRAIKYNREAQVHLCFFANTRHLLSQVLPKDGGFYGNCFYPVTVTATAEDVATAGLLGVIRMIRDGKAGLPLEFAKWASGDVKVDPYQLKFDHNVLFVSDWTRLGFFEVDYGWGAPSHIIPFTYADYMAVAVLGAPPTPTKGTRIMTQCVEEKHLKQFRDEMKGVF; this is translated from the exons ATGGCTTCAATCACCGTGACGAGGAAGTCACAGTCCTTCGTCGCGCCGGCCACGCCGGCGCCGGCCGAAACGCTGGAGCTCTCTGCCATCGACCGCGTGCCAGGACTGCGCCACACCGTGCGGTCGCTTCACGTGTTTCGGCACAACCACGGCAGCCGACCCGTCGTGGACGGTGCCAGCAGGCCGGCCAAGGTGATCCGCACCGCGCTGTCTCGCGCGCTGGTGGAGTACCCCGCGTTCGCCGGCCGCTTCGTCGGCGGCTCGGCCGCGGCCGGCGAGGCCTGCGTCGCGTGCACCGGCGACGGGGCCTGGTTCGTCGAGGCCGCCGCCGGTTGCAGCCTCGAGGACGTGAACGGCCTCGACTACCCTCTCGTGGTCTGCGAGGAGGAGTTGCTGCCCGCTCCGGAGGAGGGTGTCGACCCGACCAGTATTCCGGTCATGATGCAG GTGACTGAATTCACCTGCGGGGGATTTGTCGTGGGCTTGGTAGCAGTCCACACCCTTGCAGACGGGCTTGGCGCAGCACAATTCATCAACGCAATCGCCGGGTTTGCCCGAGGCCTAGACAGGCCCGCAGTGGCCCCTGTATGGGCTCGGGCCGTAATCCCGAACCCACCCAAGTTACCTCCAGGGCCACCACCATCATTCCAATCCTTGGGTTTTCAGCATTTCGCCACAGATGTCAGCTCGGACCGCATCGCCCAAGTCAAGGCTGAGTACTTCGAAGAGGTGGGTCAGTACTGCTCAACTTTTGATGTCGCCATTGCAAAGGTTTGGCAGGCTCGCACTCGGGCCATCAAGTACAACCGAGAAGCACAGGTCCATCTCTGCTTCTTCGCCAACACCCGGCACCTTCTCTCACAGGTTCTCCCCAAGGACGGGGGCTTCTACGGCAACTGCTTCTACCCAGTCACAGTGACGGCCACAGCTGAGGATGTTGCCACAGCAGGATTGCTTGGCGTGATCAGGATGATTAGGGATGGGAAGGCAGGGCTTCCTCTGGAGTTCGCAAAGTGGGCATCGGGGGATGTGAAGGTTGATCCATACCAGCTGAAGTTCGATCACAATGTGCTATTCGTGTCGGATTGGACGAGGCTTGGATTCTTTGAGGTTGACTACGGGTGGGGTGCCCCCAGCCATATCATACCGTTTACCTACGCGGACTACATGGCAGTCGCGGTGCTCGGTGCCCCACCTACGCCGACGAAGGGGACCCGGATCATGACACAGTGTGTGGAGGAGAAGCACCTCAAGCAGTTCAGGGATGAGATGAAGGGTGTCTTTTAA